A DNA window from Engystomops pustulosus chromosome 6, aEngPut4.maternal, whole genome shotgun sequence contains the following coding sequences:
- the PRDM10 gene encoding PR domain zinc finger protein 10, with translation MDSKQESPHVWPPAEDQTANTAQVHFVPDGGAVAQIVYSDDQDRPPQQVVYTADGSSFTSVDASEHTLVYIHPVDGSQALFSDQPQVAYVQQDATTQQVTVLLPASQSMNAANLAVLSSVPESAHTMALEPVPQPSLSVHEGSLPPVDGVESTADMTTLQSSSADSQAKDDDEDEEDDDDDDDDEDDDDDDEEDEDEGDESDPEEWEPDPPRPFDPNDLWCEECNNAHPSVCPKHGALHPIPNRPVLTRARASLPLVLYIERFLGGVYSKRRIPKRTQFGPLEGPLVKKSELKDNYIHLKVLLNNSLESQETYQEDLWFDLSDESLCNWMMFVRPARNHLEQNLVAYQYGQHIYYTTIKNIEPKQELRVWYAASYAEFVNQKIHDISQEERKVLREQEKNWPCYECNRRFMSSEQLQQHLNSHDEKLDFFSRAKGRGRGRTRRKFGPGRRPGRPPKFMRLDITGNREKCGLGSQDLLHFQNKRPQFEDSSTSMINGLDQSGLSLGPTTQSTADPQTENQLLQTEPSVQPVAASSQMTLTADDMRRAKRIRNAALQHLFIRKTYRPFKCLQCGKAFREKEKLDQHLRFHGRDGNCPLTCDICNKGFISTSSLENHMKFHEDQKTYSCIFCTDSFDRLDLLKDHVAVHVVDGCFSCPTCKKRFSDFIQVKKHVRSFHSEKIYQCTECDKAFCRPDKLRLHMLRHSDRKDFLCSTCGKQFKRKDKLREHMQRMHNPEREAKKADRTGRTKAFKPRIASTDYESFMFKCRVCMMGFRRRGMLVNHLSKRHPEMKIEEVPELTLPIIKPNRDYYCQYCEKVYKSASKRKAHILKNHPGAELPPSIRKLRPAGPGEPDPMLSTHTQLTGTIATPPVCCPHCAKQYSSKTKMVQHIRKKHPEYALLPISTQSTMITSAPTVLTADGTSGETVVTTDLLTQAMTELSQTLTTEYRTAQGDYQRIQYIPVSQTTAGMPQSQHIQLQVVQVAQATSPHQTQHSTVDMGQLHESQGYSQHAIQVQQIQVTEPPPGAQTTSQVVAQTLSPSSQEAEQDVSPSQMQTPASQSQTNSTVQHAYLSSGWNSFRGYPSEIQMMTLPQGQYVITEAAVGTPVTPVNSGQVKTHYVISDAQTDLEMKKATALTEEVTTNQDHMEQTSANSQTTQYIITTTTKMNGSSEMHIGKP, from the exons ATGGATTCCAAGCAGGAAAGTCCTCATGTCTGGCCTCCAGCAGAAGATCAGACGGCCAATACTGCCCAG GTGCACTTTGTTCCAGATGGGGGAGCTGTGGCTCAGATTGTCTACAGTGATGACCAGGACCGACCGCCACAGCAAGTGGTCTACACTGCAGATGGCTCTTCATTCACTTCAGTGGATGCCTCAGAACACACTCTGGTGTACATTCACCCAGTGGACGGGTCACAG GCACTTTTTAGTGACCAGCCACAGGTTGCCTACGTCCAGCAAGATGCCACCACCCAACAG GTTACAGTATTATTGCCAGCATCACAGAGCATGAATGCTGCTAATTTAGCTGTGCTTAGTAGTGTTCCGGAATCTGCTCATACCATGGCGTTAGAACCCGTTCCACAG ccatcCCTATCGGTACATGAGGGCAGCTTACCTCCTGTTGATGGTGTGGAAAGTACAGCAGATATGACCACACTGCAGAGCTCAAGTGCAGATTCACAAGCAAAGGATGAcgatgaggatgaagaggatgatgatgatgatgacgatgacgaagatgatgatgatgatgacgaggaAGATGAAGATGAAGGAGATGAGTCAGATCCAGAGGAGTGGGAACCAGACCCTCCACGACCCTTTGATCCCAATGATCTGT GGTGTGAAGAATGCAATAATGCCCATCCGTCTGTGTGTCCAAAACATGGAGCCCTTCATCCTATACCTAACCGCCCTGTTTTAACCCGAGCACGAGCTAGTCTGCCTCTAGTTCTTTACATTGAACGCTTTCTTGGTGGGGTTTACTCCAAACGCCGAATTCCCAAGCGAACACAGTTTGGGCCTTTGGAAGGACCTCTGGTTAAAAAGTCAGAGCTGAAGGACAACTATATCCATCTAAAG gtTTTATTGAATAATTCACTGGAGTCTCAGGAGACCTATCAGGAAGATCTTTGGTTTGATTTGTCTGATGAGAGTCTTTGTAATTGGATGATGTTTGTCCGTCCAGCTCGGAATCACTTGGAACAGAACCTGGTGGCCTATCAGTATGGACAGCACATATATTACACCACCATTAAAAATATTGAACCCAAACAGGAGCTTAGG GTTTGGTATGCTGCTTCATATGCAGAGTTTGTAAACCAAAAGATTCATGACATTTCACAGGAAGAAAGAAAGG ttctgagggagcaggagaaGAATTGGCCATGTTATGAGTGCAATCGACGCTTCATGAGCTCAGAACAATTACAGCAGCATTTAAATTCCCATGATGAAAAACTGGATTTCTTCAGCAG GGCAAAAGGACGTGGCCGAGGCAGGACACGGAGGAAATTTGGACCCGGAAGAAGACCAGGGAGACCTCCAAAATTTATGCGTTTGGATATTACAGGAAACCGAGAAAAATGCGGTCTTGgaagtcag GACCTTTTGCACTTTCAGAATAAACGCCCACAGTTTGAAGACAGCAGTACATCTATGATCAATGGCCTGGACCAGTCAGGACTCTCATTAGGCCCAACAACACAAAGTACTGCGGATCCGCAGACAGAAAACCAACTCTTACAGACTGAGCCAAGTGTGCAGCCAGTAGCGGCCTCTTCTCAAATGACCTTAACAGCTGATGACATGCGAAGAGCCAAGCGGATCCGG AATGCTGCTTTGCAACATCTTTTTATACGAAAGACATACCGGCCATTCAAATGTCTGCAGTGTGGGAAGGCCTTCAGGGAAAAAGAGAAACTTGATCAACACTTGCGATTCCATGGCCGAGACGGAAATTGCCCTTTAACCTGTGACATCTGTAACAAGGGCTTTATCAGCACCAGTTCCCTGGAGAACCACATGAAGTTCCACGAGGATCAGAAGACCTACTCTTGCATCTTTTGCACAGATTCTTTTGACCGCTTGGATCTATTGAAAGACCATGTTGCTGTGCACGTAGTGGATGGCTGCTTCAGCTGCCCAACCTGCAAAAAACGCTTCTCTGATTTTATTCAG GTGAAGAAACATGTCCGGAGCTTCCACTCTGAAAAAATCTACCAGTGCACAGAATGTGATAAGGCCTTCTGCAGACCAGACAAGCTACGTCTTCACATGCTCAGGCACTCTGATCGCAAAGATTTCCTCTGTTCTACATGTGGCAAGCAGTTTAAG AGAAAGGACAAGCTGAGGGAACACATGCAGCGAATGCACAATCCGGAGAGAGAGGCCAAGAAGGCAGATCGCACTGGGCGCACCAAGGCATTTAAACCTCGTATCGCCTCCACAGACTACGAAAGCTTCATGTTCAAGTGTCGTGTGTGTATGATGGGCTTCAGGAGAAGGGGCATGTTG GTCAATCATTTATCAAAGAGGCATCCAGAAATGAAGATTGAAGAAGTTCCTGAGTTAACATTGCCCATCATCAAACCAAACCGTGACTATTATTGTCAGTACTGTGAAAAG GTTTACAAAAGTGCCAGCAAAAGGAAAGCACACATCCTGAAGAATCACCCTGGAGCAGAGCTGCCTCCTAGTATCAGAAAGCTTCGTCCTGCAGGACCTGGAGAGCCTGACCCCATGCTGAGTACTCATACCCAACTAACTGGGACAATTGCAACACCCCCAGTTTGCTGTCCACACTGTGCAAAGCAATATAGTAGTAAG ACCAAGATGGTTCAACATATACGTAAGAAACATCCAGAGTATGCACTGCTGCCTATTAGCACACAGTCCACCATGATTACTTCAGCCCCTACAGTACTGACAGCGGATGGCACAAGTGGCGAGACTGTGGTG ACCACAGATCTTCTGACACAGGCGATGACTGAACTATCACAGACTCTGACTACTGAATACCGCACAGCGCAGGGTGACTATCAGCGCATACAGTACATCCCGGTATCGCAAACAACTGCTGGCATGCCACAATCACAGCACATACAACTACAAGTGGTGCAGGTTGCCCAG GCTACATCACCCCACCAGACCCAGCATTCCACTGTAGACATGGGGCAGCTGCATGAATCCCAAGGATATAGTCAACATGCCATCCAAGTTCAGCAAATCCAGGTGACTGAGCCTCCCCCAGGAGCCCAAACTACATCTCAG GTAGTGGCACAGACTCTCAGTCCTTCATCCCAGGAAGCAGAGCAAGATGTCAGTCCTTCACAAATGCAGACCCCAGCCTCCCAGAGTCAGACTAACTCCACAGTACAACATGCCTACCTGTCAAGCGGATGGAACTCTTTCCGTGGTTATC CTTCTGAGATCCAGATGATGACATTACCTCAGGGTCAGTATGTCATCACAGAGGCAGCTGTGGGCACACCTGTTACCCCGGTGAACAGTGGCCAAGTTAAG ACCCACTATGTGATCTCTGATGCACAGACTGATTTGGAGATGAAGAAAGCTACTGCTCTAACAGAAGAAGTGACCACCAACCAGGACCACATGGAGCAAACATCTGCCAATTCTCAGACAACACAATAcataatcactaccaccaccaAAATGAATGGGAGCAGCGAGATGCATATCGGCAAGCCCTGA